In Flavobacterium enshiense, the genomic stretch AATTTCAGCTACAATTGACAGTTCCGGAATAAAAGCATCCGACTTTCGCAAGCGTTCCGCTAAAAAATGTTCCCTGTGATCACTTTATTCCAAATCCCGAAAAGCTGCCTCGATGAGTTCAGCGACTTTTGCATAATCATTTGGGTATTCCTGACGGATTCTGATTTCCATGTTTCTGTATTTAGAAATATTGCACCCTGTTTTTTGGTTTCGATACAAATTTAAAAAAGAAAGCCTGAATCCTTAGGAATCAGGCTTTTTTCTATAGCGAATGATAAATTAATCTTCCAATAAAACTTCCAAAATGGTAATTGCCGCTTCACTGATCTTAGTTCCCGGTCCAAAAACCGCAACTGCCCCGGCGTCAAATAAATATTGGTAATCCTGTGCCGGAATAACTCCGCCCACAATCACCATGATATCTTCACGACCGTACTTCTTTAATTCTTCAATAACCTGCGGAACTAAAGTTTTGTGTCCAGCTGCCAAAGAAGAAACACCTAAAATGTGAACGTCGTTTTCAACAGCCTGTTTGGCTGCTTCAGCCGGAGTTTGGAACAATGGACCAATGTCTACGTCGAAACCAACATCGGCATAACCGGTAGCTACTACTTTCGCGCCACGGTCGTGTCCGTCTTGACCCATTTTGGCAATCATAATACGTGGGCGACGGCCTTCTTTTTTCGCAAATTCGTCGGCCAGACCTTTTGCTTTTTCAAAGCTGTCGTCGTTTTTAATTTCTTTACTGTACACGCCGCTAAATGATCTGATTTGTGCTTTATATCTTCCGAAAACGGTTTCCAGTGCATCACTGATTTCCCCTAAAGTGGCTCTGTGACGTGCTGCATCTACCGCCAAATCCAATAAGTTTCCTTCACCACCTTGGGCGCAGGCTGTCAGTTTTGCTAAACATTCCTGTACTTTTTGGGTGTTTCGGGTCGCTTTTATGTTTTCCAGACGTTCAATCTGTTCTCTTCGAACGGTTTGATTGTCTACTTCCAATATGTGTAACGGGTCTTCTTTTTCCAGACGGAATTTATTCACCCCAACGATAATATCCTGTCCACTGTCGATACGCGCTTGTTTACGCGCTGCTGCTTCTTCGATACGCAATTTCGGAATTCCTTCTTCGATCGCTTTGGTCATACCACCCAAAGATTCTACTTCTTCGATTAACGCCCAGGCTTTATCCGCGATTTCTTTCGTTAAGCTTTCCACGTAATAACTTCCTGCCCAAGGATCTACCGTTTTACAGATTTTCGTTTCTTCCTGTAAAAAGATCTGTGTATTTCGAGCAATACGTGCAGAGAAATCGGTTGGTAAAGCAATCGCTTCGTCTAATGCATTCGTATGTAAGGATTGTGTTCCTCCGAAAGCCGCTGCTGCTGCTTCAATAGCTGTACGAGCTACGTTGTTGAAAGGATCCTGCTCGGTTAAACTCCAACCCGAAGTCTGGCAGTGTGTTCTCAATGCCAATGATTTTTCGTCCTGCGGATTGAATTGCTTCAATAGTTTAGCCCAAAGCATGCGTCCGGCTCTCATTTTGGCAATTTCCATAAAATGGTTCATACCTATCGCCCAAAAGAACGATAAACGCGGAGCAAATTCGTCAATTTTCATTCCTGCTGCCAATCCTGTGCGGATGTATTCCAAACCGTCTGCTAAAGTATAAGCTAACTCAATATCGGCAGTAGCTCCGGCTTCCTGCATGTGGTAACCAGAGATTGAAATCGAATTGAATTTCGGCATTTTTTTGCTAGTATAGTCGAAAATATCAGCAATGATTTTCATCGATGGTGTAGGAGGGTAGATGTAGGTGTTACGCACCATGAACTCCTTAAGGATGTCGTTCTGAATCGTACCCGAAAGTAATTTGGCATCAACGCCCTGTTCTTCGGCAGCTACGATATAAAAAGCCATAATTGGTAATACAGCTCCGTTCATAGTCATGGAAACCGACATTTCTCCCAATGGAATCTGGTCGAAAAGGATTTTCATGTCTTCCACAGAGTCGATGGCCACTCCGGCTTTTCCAACGTCACCCACAACGCGCTCGTGATCGGAATCATAGCCTCGGTGTGTAGCAAGGTCAAAAGCAACCGATAATCCTTTTTGTCCTGCCGCTAAGTTACGACGATAGAATGCGTTACTTTCCGTTGCGGTTGAGAATCCTGCGTATTGACGTACAGTCCAAGGTCGGCGTACATACATGGTAGCGTAAGGCCCACGCAAATTCGGTGCAAAACCGGCTCCGAAACCTAAATGTTCCAAACCTTCCAAATCCGATTCGGAATAGGTTTGTTTTACTTCGATACCTTCAGCGGTTACAAAGTTTTGGTCTTGCGACTGCGAACTTTTAACGTCTGAAGTTTCTAATTTAATATGTTGAATGTCTTTTCTCATTTTCTATGCAAATGCTTATTACTTTTCCGTTTCTAAACGGTCCTGTTCTATTTTCTCTGCCAATCGTTTTTCAATAATCGGGGTGATTAATGTTTTACGCGGATTGGTTTTTACGAACGGGAACAATTCCAACTCATGGTGCATACGGTCGTCTTTATTCGGGTATTTGTTGGTTCCTAATAAGATTTCCTTTCCATTGTCGAATAATTCCTGTTCTTTATCAGCACTTTCCTTGATTTTACGTTGAATAGTTCCTTCAATTAACTGCGTGATGAAACCGCCATTTGCCTCGATGTCTTTGAATAATTGTAACGCTTTTTCAGCTAACTGCTGTGTCAGGGTTTCAATGTAATAAGTACCGTCGGCCGGATTGTTCACTTTGTCAAAATAACTTTCGTGTTTTAAAACCAATAACTGGTTGCGCGAAATTCGGTCACCAAACTCATTGTCTTTATGATAGATGGCATCGTATGCTAAATTTGAAACAGCATCGGCTCCTCCTAAAATAGCGCTCATGCACTCGGTTGTGGTGCGAAGCATGTTTACGTTGTAATCGTATAAGGTTTTGTTGCGTTTTGTAGGTGTAGCTATGATGTGGCAACTGATTTCGTTATTGTATTCTTTGGCCAACGTGTTGAATAAAATGCGCAATGCTCTCAATTTGGCAATTTCAAAGAAATAATTTGTTCCGACAGCCACCTGAACGGTTACTTGCTGACTGAAATCTGTTACACGGTTGAAATATTCGTTAGCATGTGCCAAAGTGTAAGCCAATTGCTGCACCATATTCGCACCTGCATTTTGATACAATCCGGCGTTAATGCTTAAAAACGAAATGTTCTTGCAGCTTTTTACCAGATTGTTTAGGACAGCAAAATCACCTTCTACGTTAGAAAACAGATTGCCTTCTTTGGCGAATTGTCCGATTGGATCTACTAAAACGTGGATGGTAGCCGAATGTTTTGCAGCAATTTCATCAATCTTTTTAATGAAATCTTCCGATAAGAAACGCATCGAAATATAAACCGGCGTAGTTGCAAGCGGAAGTGCTGTCAATAATTTATTGATCTCAACAGAATCATTTTCCAAAGTAAAACGGATACTTTCGGCGCCTCGGTTCAAGGTCTCCAAAGCTCTTGCAATGGATTTGTCTAAATCGTGTACAAAAATATTCTGAACGATTTTAAAATTGGTCGCTTGCGTATTGGCGGAAAACGATTTTGTTTCTTCGTCAACGTGGTAAAATGGACGTACTTTTATGCCTTCCGGACTTTCCCAAACTAAAGTTTCATTGTAATCGGCACCTTTCAGTTCATATTGAATCTGATTTTTCCATTGTTTGGAAGAAACGCCTTCAAATTCAGTAAACAGCTTTTCGCTCATAGTGTGTGTTTTGAGTTATTCCGCACCCTCTTTAGGAGCTTCATCTTCAAATTCTATTATATAAATGTCTTCGTTCTCGCGTTTCATGTAGTATTTCTCACGAGCATATTTTTCTACCTGCGCTGGATTTCTCAGTTTTTTGATATTACTGTTGTCCTTTAGGATTTCGTCCTGGTAGTATTGTTTGTTGTCTTCGAGTTCTTCTATTTCCTTGTCTAAAACACGATGCTCCAGGTAGGAGTAGTTGTCCAGAAAAAGCATCCAGATCGTAAAAAAAAGCAACACCAATATGTATCGGTTTCCGAAAACTTTCAGAAACGGATGTTTGACGGCTAAATTTTGAAATGCTTTTTTCATTGTTTAAATATATGAAAGTTATCCGATTCGCTGATTGATAACCGCACGAACCACATCGATGGCTACCGTATTGTATTTGTCGTTCGGAATAATGATGTCGGCAAATGCTTTGGTAGGTTCGATAAATTGCTCATGCATTGGTTTCAAAGTGTTTTGGTAACGATTTAAAACCTCTTCCATGTCACGTCCGCGCTCGGCAATGTCACGTTTTAAACGACGTATTAGGCGTTCGTCGGAATCAGCGTGAACGAAGATTTTAATATCGAACATTTCGCGTAATTCTGGATTTGTAAGGATTAAAATACCTTCTACAATCATTACTTTTCTAGGATGTGTAACGATGGTGTCGTCTGTCCTGTTATGCGTTACAAAGGAATAAATTGGCTGTTCAATGGTTTTGCCTTCTTTTAAATCTTTCAGATGGCTGACCAATAATTCGAAATCGATAGCTCTTGGATGATCGAAATTGATAAGGGCGCGTTCGTCGAAACTCAGGCCTTGAGTGGCTTTGTAGTATGAGTCCTGAGAAATGATCCCCACTTCGGTTTCCGGAAGTTCA encodes the following:
- the scpA gene encoding methylmalonyl-CoA mutase; this translates as MRKDIQHIKLETSDVKSSQSQDQNFVTAEGIEVKQTYSESDLEGLEHLGFGAGFAPNLRGPYATMYVRRPWTVRQYAGFSTATESNAFYRRNLAAGQKGLSVAFDLATHRGYDSDHERVVGDVGKAGVAIDSVEDMKILFDQIPLGEMSVSMTMNGAVLPIMAFYIVAAEEQGVDAKLLSGTIQNDILKEFMVRNTYIYPPTPSMKIIADIFDYTSKKMPKFNSISISGYHMQEAGATADIELAYTLADGLEYIRTGLAAGMKIDEFAPRLSFFWAIGMNHFMEIAKMRAGRMLWAKLLKQFNPQDEKSLALRTHCQTSGWSLTEQDPFNNVARTAIEAAAAAFGGTQSLHTNALDEAIALPTDFSARIARNTQIFLQEETKICKTVDPWAGSYYVESLTKEIADKAWALIEEVESLGGMTKAIEEGIPKLRIEEAAARKQARIDSGQDIIVGVNKFRLEKEDPLHILEVDNQTVRREQIERLENIKATRNTQKVQECLAKLTACAQGGEGNLLDLAVDAARHRATLGEISDALETVFGRYKAQIRSFSGVYSKEIKNDDSFEKAKGLADEFAKKEGRRPRIMIAKMGQDGHDRGAKVVATGYADVGFDVDIGPLFQTPAEAAKQAVENDVHILGVSSLAAGHKTLVPQVIEELKKYGREDIMVIVGGVIPAQDYQYLFDAGAVAVFGPGTKISEAAITILEVLLED
- a CDS encoding methylmalonyl-CoA mutase subunit beta; this encodes MSEKLFTEFEGVSSKQWKNQIQYELKGADYNETLVWESPEGIKVRPFYHVDEETKSFSANTQATNFKIVQNIFVHDLDKSIARALETLNRGAESIRFTLENDSVEINKLLTALPLATTPVYISMRFLSEDFIKKIDEIAAKHSATIHVLVDPIGQFAKEGNLFSNVEGDFAVLNNLVKSCKNISFLSINAGLYQNAGANMVQQLAYTLAHANEYFNRVTDFSQQVTVQVAVGTNYFFEIAKLRALRILFNTLAKEYNNEISCHIIATPTKRNKTLYDYNVNMLRTTTECMSAILGGADAVSNLAYDAIYHKDNEFGDRISRNQLLVLKHESYFDKVNNPADGTYYIETLTQQLAEKALQLFKDIEANGGFITQLIEGTIQRKIKESADKEQELFDNGKEILLGTNKYPNKDDRMHHELELFPFVKTNPRKTLITPIIEKRLAEKIEQDRLETEK
- a CDS encoding FtsB family cell division protein; its protein translation is MKKAFQNLAVKHPFLKVFGNRYILVLLFFTIWMLFLDNYSYLEHRVLDKEIEELEDNKQYYQDEILKDNSNIKKLRNPAQVEKYAREKYYMKRENEDIYIIEFEDEAPKEGAE
- the udk gene encoding uridine kinase, yielding MLIIGIAGGTGSGKTTVVHQIMNELPETEVGIISQDSYYKATQGLSFDERALINFDHPRAIDFELLVSHLKDLKEGKTIEQPIYSFVTHNRTDDTIVTHPRKVMIVEGILILTNPELREMFDIKIFVHADSDERLIRRLKRDIAERGRDMEEVLNRYQNTLKPMHEQFIEPTKAFADIIIPNDKYNTVAIDVVRAVINQRIG